In Eulemur rufifrons isolate Redbay chromosome 29, OSU_ERuf_1, whole genome shotgun sequence, one DNA window encodes the following:
- the SMARCD3 gene encoding SWI/SNF-related matrix-associated actin-dependent regulator of chromatin subfamily D member 3 isoform X2, whose translation MTPGLQHPPTAVQRPGMPSGARMPHQGAPMGPPGSPYMGSPAVRPGLAPAGMEPARKRAAPPPGQSQAQSQGQPVPTAPARSRSAKRRKMADKILPQRIRELVPESQAYMDLLAFERKLDQTIMRKRVDIQEALKRPMKQKRKLRLYISNTFNPAKPDAEDSDGSIASWELRVEGKLLDDPSKQKRKFSSFFKSLVIELDKDLYGPDNHLVEWHRTPTTQETDGFQVKRPGDLSVRCTLLLMLDYQPPQFKLDPRLARLLGLHTQSRSAIVQALWQYVKTNRLQDSHDKEYINGDKYFQQIFDCPRLKFSEIPQRLTALLLPPDPIVINHVISVDPSDQKKTACYDIDVEVEEPLKGQMSSFLLSTANQQEISALDSKIHETIESINQLKIQRDFMLSFSRDPKGYVQDLLRSQSRDLKVMTDVAGNPEEERRAEFYHQPWSQEAVSRYFYCKIQQRRQELEQSLVVRNT comes from the exons cgcCCCGGGATGCCGTCTGGAGCCCGGATGCCCCACCAGGGGGCGCCCATGGGCCCCCCGGGCTCCCCGTACATGGGCAGCCCCGCCGTGCGACCCGGCCTGGCCCCCGCGGGCATGGAGCCCGCCCGCAAGCGAGCAGCGCCCCCGCCCGGGCAAAGCCAGGCACAGAGCCAGGGCCAGCCGGTGCCCACCGCCCCCGCGCGGAGCCGCAG tGCCAAGAGGAGGAAGATGGCTGACAAAATCCTCCCTCAAAGG attCGGGAGCTGGTCCCCGAGTCCCAGGCTTACATGGACCTCCTAGCGTTTGAGAGGAAACTGGATCAAACCATCATGCGGAAGCGGGTGGACATCCAGGAGGCTCTGAAGAGGCCTATGAAG CAAAAGCGGAAGCTGCGTCTTTATATCTCCAATACTTTTAACCCTGCGAAGCCTGATGCGGAGGATTCTGATGGCAGCATTGCCTCCTGGGAGCTGCGGGTAGAGGGGAAGCTCCTGGATGAT CCCAGCAAACAGAAGCGGAAGTTCTCCTCCTTCTTCAAGAGTTTGGTCATTGAGCTGGACAAAGATCTTTATGGCCCTGACAACCACCTTGTAGAG TGGCATCGGACGCCCACAACCCAGGAGACGGATGGCTTCCAGGTGAAGAGGCCCGGGGACCTGAGTGTGCGCTGCACCCTGCTCCTCATGCTGGACTACCAG CCTCCCCAATTCAAACTGGACCCCCGCTTGGCCCGGCTGCTGGGGTTGCACACACAGAGCCGTTCAGCCATCGTCCAGGCCCTGTGGCAGTACGTGAAGACCAACAGGCTGCAGGACTCCCACGACAAGGAATACATCAATGGGGACAAGTATTTCCAGCAG ATTTTTGATTGTCCCCGGCTGAAGTTTTCTGAGATTCCCCAGCGCCTCACAGCCCTGCTGCTGCCCCCTGACCCAATTGTCATCAACCACGTCATCAG CGTGGACCCGTCAGACCAGAAGAAGACGGCGTGCTATGACATTGACGTGGAGGTGGAGGAGCCACTGAAGGGGCAGATGAGCAGCTTCCTCCTGTCCACCGCCAACCAGCAGGAGATCAGTGCTCTGGACAGTAAG ATCCATGAGACGATTGAGTCCATAAACCAGCTCAAGATCCAGAGGGACTTCATGCTAAGCTTCTCCAGAGACCCCAAAGGCTACGTCCAAGACCTGCTCCGCTCCCAGAGCCGGGACCTCAAG GTGATGACAGATGTAGCCGGCAACCCCGAGGAGGAGCGCCGGGCTGAGTTCTACCACCAGCCCTGGTCCCAGGAAGCTGTCAGCCGCTACTTCTACTGCAAG ATCCAGCAGCGCAGGCAGGAGCTGGAGCAGTCGCTGGTCGTGCGCAACACCTAG
- the SMARCD3 gene encoding SWI/SNF-related matrix-associated actin-dependent regulator of chromatin subfamily D member 3 isoform X1, with protein MAADEVAGGARKATKSKLFEFLVHGVRPGMPSGARMPHQGAPMGPPGSPYMGSPAVRPGLAPAGMEPARKRAAPPPGQSQAQSQGQPVPTAPARSRSAKRRKMADKILPQRIRELVPESQAYMDLLAFERKLDQTIMRKRVDIQEALKRPMKQKRKLRLYISNTFNPAKPDAEDSDGSIASWELRVEGKLLDDPSKQKRKFSSFFKSLVIELDKDLYGPDNHLVEWHRTPTTQETDGFQVKRPGDLSVRCTLLLMLDYQPPQFKLDPRLARLLGLHTQSRSAIVQALWQYVKTNRLQDSHDKEYINGDKYFQQIFDCPRLKFSEIPQRLTALLLPPDPIVINHVISVDPSDQKKTACYDIDVEVEEPLKGQMSSFLLSTANQQEISALDSKIHETIESINQLKIQRDFMLSFSRDPKGYVQDLLRSQSRDLKVMTDVAGNPEEERRAEFYHQPWSQEAVSRYFYCKIQQRRQELEQSLVVRNT; from the exons cgcCCCGGGATGCCGTCTGGAGCCCGGATGCCCCACCAGGGGGCGCCCATGGGCCCCCCGGGCTCCCCGTACATGGGCAGCCCCGCCGTGCGACCCGGCCTGGCCCCCGCGGGCATGGAGCCCGCCCGCAAGCGAGCAGCGCCCCCGCCCGGGCAAAGCCAGGCACAGAGCCAGGGCCAGCCGGTGCCCACCGCCCCCGCGCGGAGCCGCAG tGCCAAGAGGAGGAAGATGGCTGACAAAATCCTCCCTCAAAGG attCGGGAGCTGGTCCCCGAGTCCCAGGCTTACATGGACCTCCTAGCGTTTGAGAGGAAACTGGATCAAACCATCATGCGGAAGCGGGTGGACATCCAGGAGGCTCTGAAGAGGCCTATGAAG CAAAAGCGGAAGCTGCGTCTTTATATCTCCAATACTTTTAACCCTGCGAAGCCTGATGCGGAGGATTCTGATGGCAGCATTGCCTCCTGGGAGCTGCGGGTAGAGGGGAAGCTCCTGGATGAT CCCAGCAAACAGAAGCGGAAGTTCTCCTCCTTCTTCAAGAGTTTGGTCATTGAGCTGGACAAAGATCTTTATGGCCCTGACAACCACCTTGTAGAG TGGCATCGGACGCCCACAACCCAGGAGACGGATGGCTTCCAGGTGAAGAGGCCCGGGGACCTGAGTGTGCGCTGCACCCTGCTCCTCATGCTGGACTACCAG CCTCCCCAATTCAAACTGGACCCCCGCTTGGCCCGGCTGCTGGGGTTGCACACACAGAGCCGTTCAGCCATCGTCCAGGCCCTGTGGCAGTACGTGAAGACCAACAGGCTGCAGGACTCCCACGACAAGGAATACATCAATGGGGACAAGTATTTCCAGCAG ATTTTTGATTGTCCCCGGCTGAAGTTTTCTGAGATTCCCCAGCGCCTCACAGCCCTGCTGCTGCCCCCTGACCCAATTGTCATCAACCACGTCATCAG CGTGGACCCGTCAGACCAGAAGAAGACGGCGTGCTATGACATTGACGTGGAGGTGGAGGAGCCACTGAAGGGGCAGATGAGCAGCTTCCTCCTGTCCACCGCCAACCAGCAGGAGATCAGTGCTCTGGACAGTAAG ATCCATGAGACGATTGAGTCCATAAACCAGCTCAAGATCCAGAGGGACTTCATGCTAAGCTTCTCCAGAGACCCCAAAGGCTACGTCCAAGACCTGCTCCGCTCCCAGAGCCGGGACCTCAAG GTGATGACAGATGTAGCCGGCAACCCCGAGGAGGAGCGCCGGGCTGAGTTCTACCACCAGCCCTGGTCCCAGGAAGCTGTCAGCCGCTACTTCTACTGCAAG ATCCAGCAGCGCAGGCAGGAGCTGGAGCAGTCGCTGGTCGTGCGCAACACCTAG